One genomic region from Spirulina subsalsa PCC 9445 encodes:
- a CDS encoding argininosuccinate synthase: MGRANKVILAYSGGVDTSVCIPYLKEEWGVQDVITLAADLGQGEELGPIQKKALDSGALESLVENGQESFVVDYAFPAIRANALYENRYPLATALARPLIAKMLVEAAEKYGADAVAHGCTGKGNDQVRFDVSIAALNPSIKVLAPAREWGMSREETIAYGEKFGIPTPVKKSSPFSIDRNLLGRSIEAGPLEDPMTEPPEEIFVMTKAIADTPNEPEYIEIGFEKGTPVTLNGNAFGPVELIAQLNEIVGNHGVGRIDMIENRVVGIKSREIYESPALLVLIQAHRDLESLTLTADVTQYKRNIEESYANLIYQGLWYSPLKGALDAFINQTQERVSGVVRVKLFKGNAMIVGRRSDNSIYAPSLATYTSEDTFDHKAAEGFIYIWGLPTRVWSEKMRG; this comes from the coding sequence ATGGGTCGTGCAAATAAAGTGATTTTGGCCTATTCCGGTGGTGTAGATACCTCTGTGTGCATCCCCTACCTAAAAGAAGAGTGGGGCGTTCAGGATGTAATTACCTTGGCCGCAGACTTAGGCCAAGGGGAAGAACTCGGACCGATTCAGAAAAAAGCCCTAGATTCCGGTGCATTGGAATCTCTGGTGGAAAATGGCCAGGAAAGTTTTGTGGTAGATTATGCTTTCCCCGCCATTCGTGCCAATGCCCTCTACGAGAACCGTTACCCCCTCGCCACGGCTTTGGCGCGCCCTTTAATCGCTAAAATGTTGGTGGAAGCGGCGGAAAAATACGGAGCCGATGCTGTAGCTCATGGTTGTACCGGGAAAGGCAATGATCAGGTGCGTTTTGATGTCTCTATTGCCGCTTTAAACCCCTCTATTAAGGTGTTAGCCCCCGCCCGGGAGTGGGGGATGAGTCGAGAGGAAACCATTGCCTACGGCGAAAAATTCGGCATTCCTACCCCGGTTAAAAAGTCGTCTCCTTTTAGTATTGACCGCAACTTACTGGGGCGGAGTATTGAAGCGGGGCCTCTGGAAGATCCCATGACGGAGCCTCCCGAAGAGATTTTTGTGATGACCAAGGCGATCGCAGACACCCCCAATGAGCCAGAATATATCGAAATTGGCTTTGAAAAAGGGACTCCTGTCACCCTCAACGGCAACGCTTTCGGTCCGGTGGAATTGATTGCCCAACTGAATGAGATTGTGGGCAATCATGGGGTAGGACGGATTGATATGATTGAAAACCGCGTGGTGGGGATTAAATCGCGGGAAATCTACGAATCCCCCGCCCTGTTGGTGTTAATTCAAGCCCACCGGGATCTTGAAAGTCTCACCCTCACGGCCGATGTGACCCAATACAAGCGGAATATTGAGGAATCCTACGCGAATTTGATTTATCAAGGGCTGTGGTATAGTCCCCTGAAAGGCGCGTTAGATGCCTTTATTAATCAAACTCAAGAGCGGGTCAGTGGTGTGGTGCGTGTGAAGTTATTCAAGGGCAATGCGATGATTGTGGGTCGCAGGTCGGACAATTCAATCTATGCCCCCAGTCTGGCCACCTACACCTCTGAGGATACCTTTGACCACAAGGCGGCGGAAGGCTTTATTTACATTTGGGGCTTACCCACTCGCGTCTGGTCGGAAAAAATGCGAGGTTAA
- a CDS encoding methyl-accepting chemotaxis protein, which yields MKDPLISSKNQSIWNTLKLKTQMLLGYTIPVAVFAGSTLIVYTNANRVFDAFSQVETVQDAIIEVDKMALAGSNMVANIRAYMVSQDREFVQLYEKSWVDFQASSQKLNQIVTNPEQLQRFQQMNNIGQQYNSYARTQISLIEQNRLQDSLNLFLQGGGKQFLLDFLELNAQFNQQETNQLKVQNQEARTTLQNAVNLLILGAIVSAASAIGIAWLIASLVSEKISQAIDEITNSSRDISIAVQQQEKLTSNQVISVEETSKTMDDLEISAKQASQQAETSASGASQVLSFAQNGNRLVEDTLVEMGHTRNKVEAIAEQITRLSEQTNQIGNISQVVGDLANQTNMLALNAAVEAVRSGEHGRGFSVVAAEIRKLADESQKSAHKINTLVNEIKQATLSTVMVTEEGIKSVGNTVNLAQKTAKAFTDVSEQINNIVINSQQISVNSKQQAFAIQQVVIATNSINENAQQSSSGMNQVKQGVHKLNNAAFDLKAIVE from the coding sequence ATGAAAGATCCCTTAATTTCTTCCAAAAATCAAAGCATTTGGAATACCTTAAAACTGAAAACCCAAATGCTATTAGGTTATACCATTCCGGTTGCTGTATTTGCGGGTTCAACACTAATTGTTTACACCAATGCAAACCGTGTTTTTGACGCTTTTTCCCAAGTTGAAACGGTACAAGATGCCATTATTGAAGTCGATAAAATGGCACTGGCTGGGAGTAATATGGTGGCGAATATTCGGGCTTATATGGTTAGCCAAGATCGGGAATTTGTGCAACTGTATGAAAAAAGCTGGGTCGATTTTCAAGCTTCTAGTCAAAAATTAAATCAAATTGTGACCAATCCTGAGCAATTGCAGCGTTTTCAGCAAATGAACAATATTGGTCAACAATACAATAGTTATGCTCGAACACAGATTAGTTTAATCGAGCAAAATCGCCTACAAGACTCCCTCAATCTATTTCTTCAAGGGGGCGGTAAGCAGTTTTTGTTAGATTTTCTGGAACTCAATGCTCAATTTAATCAGCAGGAAACAAACCAGTTAAAGGTACAAAATCAAGAAGCTCGAACGACCTTACAAAATGCGGTTAACTTGTTGATTTTAGGAGCGATTGTATCTGCCGCTTCTGCTATTGGAATCGCTTGGTTAATTGCCTCTTTAGTCAGCGAAAAAATTAGTCAAGCCATTGATGAAATAACCAACTCTTCACGGGATATTAGTATCGCGGTACAACAACAGGAAAAACTCACCAGTAATCAGGTGATTTCCGTAGAAGAAACCAGTAAAACCATGGATGACTTAGAAATTTCCGCCAAACAAGCCAGTCAACAAGCGGAAACCTCTGCCTCCGGTGCTAGTCAAGTCTTATCCTTCGCCCAAAATGGCAATCGTTTAGTGGAAGATACCTTAGTAGAAATGGGTCACACTCGTAATAAAGTAGAAGCTATTGCCGAGCAAATCACCCGTTTAAGTGAACAAACCAATCAAATTGGCAATATTTCCCAAGTGGTGGGAGATTTGGCCAATCAAACTAATATGTTAGCCTTAAATGCCGCCGTTGAGGCCGTGCGTTCCGGGGAACATGGACGAGGATTTTCTGTAGTGGCCGCAGAAATTCGTAAACTGGCTGACGAAAGTCAAAAATCTGCCCACAAAATTAACACCTTAGTTAATGAAATTAAGCAAGCTACACTGTCCACCGTGATGGTAACAGAGGAAGGTATTAAAAGCGTAGGTAACACAGTTAATTTAGCCCAAAAAACCGCCAAAGCCTTTACAGATGTGTCTGAGCAAATCAACAATATTGTGATTAACTCCCAGCAAATCTCCGTTAACTCCAAACAACAAGCCTTTGCTATTCAACAAGTGGTTATTGCTACCAATAGCATTAATGAAAATGCCCAACAAAGTAGCAGTGGGATGAATCAAGTTAAACAGGGTGTACATAAACTAAACAACGCTGCATTTGACCTTAAAGCCATTGTCGAATAG
- a CDS encoding glutaredoxin family protein, producing MKLIFYHKPGCHLCETLAEKLAQLPNLSLELEMRDITTRADWFAAYEYEIPVIAQIVEGEEVVLPRLSPRLPIQQIERMLKKTLRM from the coding sequence ATGAAACTCATCTTTTACCATAAACCGGGCTGCCATCTCTGTGAAACCTTGGCGGAGAAACTCGCCCAACTGCCCAACTTATCCCTAGAGTTGGAGATGCGGGATATTACCACCCGTGCAGATTGGTTTGCGGCCTATGAGTACGAAATCCCCGTTATAGCCCAGATAGTGGAAGGAGAGGAGGTGGTGTTACCTCGTCTTTCCCCTCGTCTCCCTATACAGCAAATAGAGCGTATGTTAAAAAAAACATTAAGAATGTAA
- a CDS encoding SRPBCC family protein → MADWLEHSVQVEVNAPMDLVWSLWSDLEQMPRWMKWIKSVSVLQDNPDLSRWQLEAGNLEFSWLSRILKVVPHQIIQWESVDGLPNRGAVRFYDRHESSIVRLTVAYAIPGFLGQLMDNLFLGRVVESTIQADLDRFREYTLNLQQNNQPRS, encoded by the coding sequence ATGGCTGATTGGTTAGAACATAGCGTTCAAGTTGAAGTTAACGCACCGATGGACTTAGTATGGAGTCTCTGGTCCGATTTAGAACAGATGCCACGCTGGATGAAATGGATTAAATCCGTCTCCGTCCTCCAAGACAACCCCGATTTATCCCGTTGGCAACTCGAAGCAGGCAACCTCGAATTTAGTTGGTTATCCCGCATCTTAAAAGTTGTCCCCCATCAAATCATTCAATGGGAATCCGTAGACGGCCTCCCCAATCGGGGCGCAGTACGTTTTTATGACCGTCATGAAAGTAGTATTGTCCGCCTCACCGTTGCCTACGCCATCCCCGGTTTTTTAGGTCAGTTAATGGATAATTTATTCCTCGGTCGAGTCGTTGAATCCACCATTCAAGCCGACTTAGATCGCTTCCGTGAATATACCCTAAACCTCCAACAAAACAATCAACCCCGTTCGTAG